From Bifidobacterium sp. ESL0790, one genomic window encodes:
- a CDS encoding BspA family leucine-rich repeat surface protein translates to MRSDTNNKLIKTAIALLAATAMLAAPQLASAATPPVSPQVDGSTAAPTQQGDSSQATGEQSGTQTPSKDEPSAAPAPASKPETSQQTDTHQQLGSAPQSPVSASDSTLAQSNQPTVGPQSSCNDSGITPWGTNAYWHVDSDCVLHFGAVDTSQPATLGVTSRISYGEVHRVLPWFDWSYHVQKVKFDSAVQAATRSACLFGELRNVTEIQNLNLLDTKNATNLKEMFDEDNKLTSLDLSNFDTSNVTSMDSMFADTWGLTNLDLSNFNTSKVTNMGGMFYDDWGLRSLDISSFDTSNVTSMSWEFDADHLLTFIRLGKDTTIKPHNELPSAIWTSEDGISGDPSTDPTPFGTRSKAMWYSKVSIAYLFDGNGASGGTPVPLAVSGSTYTAPDRNSLEKTGYEFLGWSASSEATEPTYHQGDPLTEYSGNTVRLYAVWKIIPVANMTDITAPKSSEGLNVDNNSEVTITGTLTPASGADDVSVSLLPSGSTSATPSDGKQGTTTFNMSANTWSATFHASDFTDTAADTTGTGVDYVIRARLHNSDGDSAYTYKTVHVDMTAPSPSNLVSDHQKVTGTAMSAKDGLSGVTPAAEQNTTVTITWLDKDGDAITADTPSVVTSAADGTFEANWPTDRKAVKAGVQAKDTTGNTSATTTLDLGRPADPDSTISPEAPTATAGVTPTGQVSVTGTVSGTHAGDSVIVRLLPSGKTATDAEAGQGILADSPTLDTSTGAWTADFPNSAFADEIGTGTEHTFCAKLHTDHNGDSAYTCQQHNVDMVAPVATQVTFTAPAGSASGMVTGKVLSSADETAQPHRAAEGHVTLTLAWFDADGQPLTTPGTLSRGGTPLTTTATSQTDGTFSAEWPASVRLGYYVTVTARDGAGNTSAPTSMMRLGTPASYQPQGSSGRGSGSNSANGNGPNRNGRLSSTGAAIAGTAMVAILMAGIGLVLNRSKAHMSK, encoded by the coding sequence TTGAGAAGCGACACGAACAACAAGCTCATCAAAACGGCGATCGCGCTGCTCGCGGCCACGGCGATGCTGGCGGCCCCGCAGCTCGCCAGCGCGGCGACACCGCCGGTCTCACCGCAGGTTGATGGCAGCACGGCCGCGCCCACGCAGCAAGGCGACTCGAGCCAGGCAACCGGCGAGCAGTCTGGTACGCAAACCCCAAGCAAGGATGAGCCCAGTGCTGCTCCCGCTCCAGCGTCGAAGCCCGAGACTTCACAACAGACCGACACACACCAGCAACTCGGTTCGGCCCCGCAGTCACCAGTCTCAGCTTCCGATTCGACACTTGCGCAAAGCAACCAACCAACCGTAGGTCCGCAAAGCAGTTGCAACGACTCAGGAATCACACCTTGGGGCACCAATGCCTACTGGCATGTAGACTCTGACTGTGTGCTGCACTTTGGCGCAGTTGATACCTCCCAGCCGGCAACCCTAGGTGTAACCAGCCGAATAAGCTATGGCGAGGTGCATAGAGTGCTTCCTTGGTTTGACTGGTCTTATCACGTGCAGAAAGTAAAATTCGACTCTGCTGTCCAAGCCGCAACCAGATCAGCCTGCCTGTTTGGCGAGCTTCGAAATGTTACCGAAATTCAAAATCTAAATTTACTTGACACTAAAAATGCCACCAACCTGAAAGAGATGTTCGATGAAGACAATAAGCTGACCAGCCTAGACCTCAGCAACTTCGACACCAGCAACGTCACCAGCATGGACAGCATGTTCGCCGACACCTGGGGGTTAACCAACCTGGACCTCAGCAACTTCAACACCAGCAAGGTCACCAACATGGGCGGCATGTTCTACGACGACTGGGGGCTGCGTAGCCTAGATATCAGCAGTTTCGATACCAGTAACGTCACAAGTATGAGTTGGGAGTTCGACGCCGATCACTTGCTTACTTTTATCCGTCTTGGGAAAGACACGACAATCAAACCCCATAATGAGCTCCCAAGTGCCATATGGACCAGCGAAGATGGCATCTCAGGAGATCCAAGCACTGACCCCACTCCTTTCGGTACACGGTCGAAAGCCATGTGGTATAGCAAAGTTTCCATCGCGTATCTCTTCGACGGCAATGGCGCTTCGGGTGGAACTCCCGTCCCGCTGGCAGTATCTGGCAGCACATACACGGCACCAGACCGCAACTCGTTGGAAAAGACCGGTTATGAATTCTTGGGCTGGTCGGCCTCATCCGAGGCGACGGAACCCACATACCACCAAGGTGACCCTCTTACCGAATACAGCGGCAACACAGTGAGGCTATACGCGGTATGGAAAATCATTCCAGTGGCAAACATGACGGATATTACAGCGCCCAAATCCTCCGAGGGACTGAATGTAGACAACAACTCTGAAGTGACGATTACGGGGACCCTGACACCTGCCTCAGGAGCCGACGACGTATCGGTGAGCCTGCTCCCCTCTGGCAGCACCAGCGCGACTCCGTCCGACGGCAAACAAGGGACGACGACGTTCAACATGAGCGCGAACACATGGTCCGCCACGTTCCACGCCTCTGATTTCACCGACACGGCCGCCGACACAACCGGCACGGGCGTCGACTACGTCATCCGCGCCCGCCTGCACAACAGCGATGGCGACTCGGCCTACACCTACAAGACCGTGCACGTCGACATGACCGCGCCGTCGCCGAGCAACCTGGTCTCGGACCATCAGAAAGTCACCGGAACGGCCATGTCCGCGAAGGACGGGCTGAGCGGGGTGACGCCGGCCGCCGAGCAGAACACGACCGTCACCATCACCTGGCTCGACAAGGACGGCGACGCGATCACGGCCGATACGCCGAGCGTGGTGACCAGCGCCGCCGACGGCACGTTCGAGGCGAACTGGCCGACCGACCGCAAGGCCGTGAAAGCCGGCGTGCAGGCCAAAGACACGACCGGCAACACCAGCGCCACGACCACACTGGACCTTGGCCGCCCGGCCGACCCGGATTCCACGATCAGCCCCGAAGCTCCCACCGCAACGGCGGGCGTTACCCCGACGGGCCAAGTCAGCGTGACGGGCACCGTCAGCGGCACCCACGCGGGAGACAGCGTGATCGTTCGCCTCCTGCCCTCCGGCAAGACCGCCACCGACGCCGAGGCCGGGCAAGGCATCCTCGCCGACAGCCCGACCCTCGACACCTCGACCGGCGCATGGACGGCAGACTTCCCCAACTCGGCGTTCGCCGATGAGATCGGAACCGGTACCGAGCACACGTTCTGCGCCAAGCTCCACACCGACCACAACGGTGACTCGGCCTATACCTGCCAGCAGCATAACGTCGACATGGTCGCGCCTGTGGCCACCCAGGTCACGTTCACCGCGCCCGCCGGCTCCGCGAGCGGCATGGTGACCGGCAAGGTCCTCTCCTCCGCCGACGAGACGGCCCAGCCGCACCGCGCCGCCGAGGGGCATGTGACGCTGACGCTCGCCTGGTTCGACGCCGACGGGCAGCCATTGACGACGCCGGGTACGCTCAGCCGTGGCGGCACGCCGTTGACCACGACCGCCACCAGCCAGACCGACGGCACCTTCAGCGCCGAATGGCCCGCGAGCGTGCGGCTCGGCTACTACGTCACCGTCACCGCGCGGGACGGCGCCGGCAACACCAGCGCCCCCACCAGCATGATGCGCCTCGGCACACCCGCCTCCTATCAGCCTCAAGGCAGCTCAGGCCGCGGCTCCGGCAGCAACAGCGCGAACGGGAACGGCCCGAATCGGAATGGTCGCCTCTCCTCCACCGGCGCGGCCATCGCCGGGACCGCCATGGTGGCGATCCTGATGGCGGGCATTGGCTTGGTACTCAACCGCTCCAAGGCCCATATGAGCAAATAG
- a CDS encoding cupin domain-containing protein, whose amino-acid sequence MSVAFEDMSEYAQRVVTALGLEEHPEGGWYRQTWLSEQAAAGVATRQGTEADPKALKAMKATEGRPLASLIYFLLAEGDASAWHKVDATEIWLWHGPATVGLELGGYGDAPADEDGRTLYALGQGLAPANPAQADAAQPEAATPDASSAPIGQVVIPEGCWQRTVPGKGDALVSCVVSPGFTFDGFTLE is encoded by the coding sequence ATGAGCGTTGCATTTGAGGATATGAGCGAGTACGCACAGCGTGTGGTGACGGCGCTGGGTCTCGAGGAACATCCCGAAGGCGGATGGTACCGGCAGACCTGGCTGAGCGAACAGGCCGCGGCGGGCGTGGCGACACGGCAGGGCACGGAAGCCGACCCCAAGGCGTTGAAGGCGATGAAGGCCACCGAAGGCCGTCCGCTGGCCTCGCTGATTTACTTCCTGCTGGCCGAGGGCGACGCGAGCGCCTGGCACAAGGTAGATGCCACGGAGATCTGGCTCTGGCACGGCCCGGCCACCGTCGGCCTTGAGCTGGGCGGCTACGGCGACGCCCCGGCCGACGAGGACGGACGCACGCTCTACGCGCTCGGGCAGGGCCTCGCCCCGGCGAATCCAGCACAGGCAGACGCGGCACAGCCAGAAGCCGCAACGCCCGACGCATCATCGGCGCCCATCGGCCAGGTGGTCATCCCCGAAGGCTGCTGGCAGCGCACAGTGCCCGGCAAGGGAGACGCGCTGGTCTCCTGCGTGGTGAGCCCCGGATTCACCTTCGACGGCTTCACCCTCGAGTAA
- a CDS encoding BspA family leucine-rich repeat surface protein, translated as MNQRRHNRKTFHRKIVNSTPNVNYFRHILYGCITCELHYKRQRHVLMTTCMLQKSGEETRTMGKQQAHTIVRISVALFAAAATILAPQMASAATPVSGMSPSATVNAQPGNADKTGNESNTQSGKNNTPNDATTQSTAKTPAPTTGITPKSATLGSPDSAMKRGASPSVGPQFECPDSGQQPWGNNAYWHLDTSCTFHLGTLNQALGIGTLAATSSYEDLPWHPTYSNVALQVTIDSEVKANENSAFLFLEMIQATKYNNMNLLDTSNVINMNNMFQTNSALTNLDLSSWDMSKVTNTSYMFTADGSLTSIDLSNLDTSVSTISNAYAMFDNGVKMIRLSAAGNLSSLTNVAGDDVNGPFPWSGTPITWSNEDGTWSGPRSSIHPVGRTQWYGRIGYVFDGNGATQGEKPPFMIIPGYNDPALTAPSQNTLEKTGYSFKGWATSPTATTPDYAEGATLPDTTTRNVLYAVWKRAVPKPGINGADAPKSLEGNAVSPSDTVTVSGDLAGATDIDGMSIKLLPAGSTSETEGDGTAAATTTFDTSRNTWSATFPVSAFTNIAADSNGTGVDYVVRAKSLNGVDVSPYTFKTVHVDMIAPAIKDNSLASASGKVTGKAMSAKSGLTGVTPAAEGGDTATITWLDSAGNAITADTPTSVQSSSVAGHIGAFEANWPADPQAVKAKVQVKDATGNTSAISPLELDRPAPSESSAPGQGASNGPGANGANPNGRLSSTGVVIAGITTAAILAAGIALVLSRSKARMRK; from the coding sequence ATGAACCAGCGACGGCATAATCGCAAAACCTTTCACAGAAAAATAGTCAATTCGACACCCAATGTGAATTATTTCCGCCACATCTTATATGGTTGTATTACATGTGAATTGCATTACAAAAGACAGCGCCATGTCTTAATGACCACATGCATGCTCCAGAAGAGCGGAGAGGAAACAAGGACAATGGGAAAACAGCAAGCCCATACCATCGTACGCATCTCGGTCGCGCTGTTCGCCGCGGCGGCCACCATCCTGGCCCCGCAAATGGCCAGCGCGGCCACACCGGTCAGCGGCATGTCACCGTCGGCAACTGTGAACGCTCAACCGGGCAATGCCGACAAAACAGGCAATGAATCCAACACACAATCCGGCAAAAACAACACACCGAACGACGCCACGACCCAATCCACAGCAAAGACCCCTGCGCCGACCACAGGCATCACGCCAAAATCCGCGACGCTCGGTTCGCCCGATTCCGCCATGAAACGAGGCGCCAGCCCGTCCGTCGGCCCGCAGTTTGAATGCCCCGATTCGGGTCAGCAGCCTTGGGGCAACAATGCTTATTGGCATCTCGATACCTCCTGCACATTCCATCTAGGCACTCTGAACCAGGCCCTGGGTATCGGAACTTTGGCTGCAACTTCTTCCTATGAGGATTTGCCCTGGCACCCTACTTATAGCAACGTCGCCCTTCAGGTGACCATCGATTCAGAAGTCAAGGCCAATGAGAATAGCGCCTTTCTATTTCTTGAAATGATCCAAGCCACCAAATACAACAATATGAACCTTCTGGATACCAGCAATGTCATCAACATGAACAACATGTTTCAAACCAACAGTGCCCTCACCAATCTGGATTTGTCCTCCTGGGACATGAGCAAGGTCACCAACACATCATATATGTTCACCGCTGACGGTTCGCTAACAAGTATCGACTTATCTAATCTGGACACCAGCGTAAGCACAATCAGCAATGCCTACGCCATGTTCGACAACGGCGTGAAGATGATTCGTCTGAGCGCAGCAGGAAACCTATCGTCACTGACTAACGTTGCAGGCGATGATGTAAACGGCCCGTTCCCGTGGTCAGGCACTCCTATAACTTGGTCGAATGAGGACGGCACTTGGAGCGGCCCACGCAGTTCCATTCACCCGGTGGGACGCACGCAGTGGTACGGCAGAATAGGATATGTGTTCGACGGCAACGGCGCCACACAAGGAGAGAAACCGCCTTTCATGATCATTCCAGGTTATAACGATCCAGCATTGACGGCACCATCCCAGAACACATTAGAAAAAACCGGTTACAGCTTCAAAGGTTGGGCGACCTCGCCGACGGCGACAACACCTGACTACGCAGAAGGCGCTACGCTTCCGGACACGACCACCAGAAACGTTCTCTACGCCGTATGGAAGCGGGCCGTTCCCAAACCGGGCATCAATGGCGCGGATGCTCCCAAATCTTTGGAAGGCAATGCGGTCTCACCTTCTGACACCGTGACGGTGAGCGGCGATCTGGCGGGCGCCACCGATATTGACGGCATGTCCATAAAACTCTTGCCCGCCGGCAGCACCAGTGAGACGGAAGGCGACGGAACCGCCGCCGCGACCACCACCTTCGACACCTCCCGCAACACGTGGTCGGCGACGTTCCCCGTATCGGCTTTCACCAATATCGCCGCCGATTCCAACGGCACCGGAGTCGACTATGTCGTCCGAGCGAAATCGCTTAACGGCGTGGATGTCTCTCCCTATACCTTCAAGACCGTGCATGTCGACATGATTGCCCCGGCGATAAAAGATAATAGTCTCGCTTCCGCGTCGGGGAAGGTGACCGGCAAGGCGATGAGCGCCAAGAGCGGGCTGACCGGCGTCACCCCCGCGGCCGAGGGCGGCGACACGGCCACCATCACCTGGCTCGACAGCGCCGGCAACGCCATCACGGCTGACACCCCGACCAGCGTGCAAAGCAGCAGCGTCGCTGGCCATATCGGTGCGTTCGAAGCGAACTGGCCTGCTGACCCACAGGCCGTCAAAGCCAAGGTACAAGTCAAGGACGCGACCGGTAACACCAGCGCCATCAGCCCCCTTGAGCTCGACAGGCCGGCGCCAAGCGAGTCCTCTGCCCCCGGCCAGGGAGCCTCCAACGGCCCCGGTGCCAATGGCGCGAACCCGAACGGACGCCTCTCCTCCACCGGTGTGGTCATCGCCGGCATCACCACGGCGGCGATCCTGGCGGCCGGTATCGCCCTGGTGCTCAGCCGTTCCAAGGCGCGCATGCGCAAGTAA
- a CDS encoding riboflavin kinase produces MNITRLTPDTTGLVDWPLLSRDKKAVVTVGTFDGLHRGHQAVVRRVIELAKATKSFSVVIMFDPRPALVHAYAHAHDDMPVPADFYDAKALTSVDQRLREFDAMGVDHVLVVRYDLAFASKSFRFFLGQLVGKLGMRTLVLGSDATMGAGKTGDIKAIKNLSLATGVFELDVVDDRGPGYTRVPAKIEPLAPPTDHLGDPEDPRKAMGKAELRAWSKERQGRNVRVWSSSNVRYLLAHGCVREANDILGYRHAVEGTVVHGEQRGREMGFPTANLAERVEGYVPVDGVYAGWLIDLGPADEERNFTRDRMRMAEGSQWRWPAAISIGTKPTYSDETGVDARVIEPYAVTDDWLELYGHRVRVEFSSFLRSQVKFSGTEELTAAMKDYADQTLEITAKE; encoded by the coding sequence ATGAACATCACGAGATTGACACCCGACACCACCGGACTGGTCGACTGGCCCCTGCTGAGCCGCGACAAGAAGGCCGTGGTCACCGTCGGCACCTTCGACGGGCTGCATCGCGGGCACCAGGCCGTGGTGCGCCGCGTCATCGAGCTGGCGAAGGCGACCAAGTCGTTCTCCGTGGTCATCATGTTCGATCCGCGTCCGGCGCTCGTCCACGCCTACGCGCACGCGCACGACGACATGCCCGTGCCGGCCGACTTCTACGACGCCAAGGCGCTCACCTCGGTGGACCAGCGCCTGCGTGAGTTCGATGCGATGGGCGTCGACCACGTGCTCGTGGTGCGCTACGACTTGGCGTTCGCCTCCAAATCGTTCCGCTTCTTCCTGGGCCAGCTGGTCGGCAAGCTCGGCATGCGCACGCTCGTTTTGGGCAGCGACGCCACCATGGGCGCGGGTAAGACCGGCGACATCAAGGCCATCAAGAACCTTTCGCTGGCCACCGGCGTCTTCGAGCTCGACGTGGTGGACGACCGTGGCCCCGGCTATACGCGCGTGCCGGCCAAGATTGAGCCGTTGGCCCCGCCGACCGACCACTTGGGCGACCCCGAGGATCCGCGCAAGGCGATGGGCAAGGCCGAGCTGCGCGCCTGGAGCAAGGAGCGCCAAGGCAGGAACGTGCGGGTGTGGAGCTCGTCGAATGTGCGCTATCTGCTCGCGCATGGCTGCGTGCGCGAGGCCAACGACATCCTGGGCTACCGTCACGCCGTGGAGGGCACGGTGGTGCACGGCGAGCAGCGGGGGCGTGAGATGGGCTTCCCGACGGCGAACCTGGCCGAGCGCGTCGAGGGCTATGTGCCGGTCGACGGCGTCTATGCGGGTTGGCTCATCGACCTGGGCCCGGCCGACGAGGAACGCAACTTCACGCGCGACCGCATGCGCATGGCCGAGGGGTCGCAGTGGCGTTGGCCGGCGGCGATCTCCATCGGCACCAAGCCGACTTACTCCGACGAGACGGGCGTGGACGCGCGGGTGATCGAGCCCTACGCGGTCACCGACGACTGGCTGGAACTCTACGGCCATCGCGTGCGTGTGGAGTTCTCCTCGTTCCTGCGCTCGCAGGTCAAGTTCAGCGGCACCGAGGAGCTTACGGCCGCGATGAAGGACTACGCCGACCAGACGCTCGAGATCACCGCCAAAGAGTGA
- a CDS encoding tRNA pseudouridine(55) synthase TruB, producing MAKQGKTEASGLLVVDKPLGVTSHDVVAAVRGALHMRRVGHAGTLDPQASGVLVVGFGHGTRLLNYIVDHTKTYEATIRLGQTSTTDDSEGEISTVASVRLEDGSDSRAASTGPAASAGQGMGHGYDEHYEHDEHGGQNGPRVSRELTVNQIEQAIAEHLTGDIEQVPSVYSAVRVNGHHAYELARQGKEVKLEARKVTISEFSVLEARNVEVELGGSDKDGDGNEIQSVDAVRSVTSVVDVDVRISCSTGTYIRSLGRDLGRLLGVGGYLTRLRRTRVGRFDVNESKVVTAHAMPHTFTNRQGEEVTLNKAVLDVNRDELLQRALPMLEAAKRTMTTIEISENDAADLRFGRRIEGSLPDTAPTAAAYVPQTGEVVGIAEPANDHELKSVLVFPAES from the coding sequence ATGGCGAAACAGGGCAAGACCGAGGCCTCGGGCCTGCTGGTGGTCGACAAGCCGCTGGGCGTCACCAGCCACGACGTGGTGGCGGCCGTGCGCGGGGCGCTGCACATGCGCCGCGTGGGCCATGCCGGCACGCTCGACCCGCAGGCCTCGGGCGTCTTGGTGGTCGGATTCGGCCACGGCACGCGCCTGCTCAATTACATCGTCGACCACACCAAGACCTACGAGGCCACCATCCGGCTCGGGCAGACCAGCACGACCGATGATTCCGAAGGCGAGATTTCGACCGTCGCCTCGGTGCGGTTGGAGGATGGCTCCGATAGCCGTGCTGCTTCCACGGGTCCGGCGGCTTCCGCAGGGCAGGGTATGGGCCACGGATATGACGAACATTATGAACATGACGAACACGGCGGGCAGAACGGACCTCGAGTTTCCCGCGAGCTCACGGTCAATCAAATCGAGCAGGCCATCGCCGAGCACCTGACCGGCGACATCGAGCAGGTGCCCAGCGTCTATTCCGCCGTGCGCGTCAACGGCCATCACGCCTACGAGCTCGCGCGCCAGGGCAAGGAGGTCAAGCTCGAGGCCCGCAAGGTCACCATCAGCGAATTCAGCGTGCTCGAGGCCCGTAATGTCGAGGTTGAGCTTGGTGGAAGCGACAAAGACGGCGACGGTAATGAAATCCAAAGCGTCGACGCCGTGAGAAGCGTCACCTCAGTGGTCGACGTGGACGTGCGCATCAGTTGCTCCACCGGCACCTATATCCGTTCTCTCGGGCGGGATTTGGGGCGTCTGCTGGGCGTGGGCGGTTATCTCACGCGTCTGCGCCGCACCAGGGTCGGCAGGTTCGATGTCAATGAATCCAAGGTCGTCACCGCGCACGCCATGCCGCACACCTTCACCAATCGCCAAGGCGAGGAGGTCACGCTCAACAAGGCCGTGCTCGACGTCAACCGCGACGAGCTGCTGCAGCGCGCCCTGCCCATGCTGGAGGCGGCGAAGCGCACCATGACGACCATCGAGATCAGTGAGAACGACGCCGCCGACTTGCGTTTCGGGCGTAGGATTGAAGGCTCGCTTCCGGACACCGCGCCGACCGCCGCCGCATACGTTCCGCAGACCGGTGAGGTGGTGGGCATCGCGGAGCCCGCGAACGACCACGAGCTCAAGTCCGTCCTGGTCTTTCCCGCAGAATCGTAG
- the rbfA gene encoding 30S ribosome-binding factor RbfA yields MAGTNPRAARIAALIQRVIASSMERTLHDKRLQGVTITDVRVTGDLQIARVYWTQLGQEGKAQGERKRAQQALKQATGRLRSLVGQKAGLRLTPQLQFVYDEVPSEAHEIEDILTVAHKRDEELEKSRATAQYAGGEDPYVEPRKKKTAADFEDGVESGIEE; encoded by the coding sequence ATGGCAGGAACCAATCCACGCGCCGCGCGCATCGCGGCCCTGATCCAGCGCGTCATCGCCTCGTCGATGGAGCGCACATTGCACGACAAGCGCCTGCAGGGTGTCACCATCACCGATGTTCGCGTGACCGGCGACCTGCAGATCGCGCGGGTCTACTGGACCCAGCTCGGCCAGGAGGGCAAGGCCCAGGGGGAGCGCAAGCGCGCGCAACAGGCCCTCAAGCAGGCCACCGGCCGCCTGCGCTCGCTGGTCGGGCAGAAGGCCGGGCTGCGCCTGACCCCGCAGCTGCAGTTCGTCTACGACGAGGTGCCGAGCGAGGCCCACGAGATTGAGGACATCCTGACGGTGGCCCACAAGCGTGACGAGGAGCTGGAGAAGTCCCGCGCCACCGCCCAATACGCCGGCGGCGAGGACCCGTATGTCGAGCCGCGCAAGAAGAAGACCGCCGCCGATTTCGAAGATGGCGTCGAGTCGGGGATTGAGGAGTAG
- the nusA gene encoding transcription termination factor NusA — translation MELDLTGIHQLASEQGIDSQTLDDALSEALLLAYSKTPHAAKHARVELDERAGTFTIWARDEKPVEPTEEDPHPRPELGEEYDDTPHDFGRLAASTARQVIRQLFRDAEDERVLGAFAGQKGKLITGVIQQDAKDPANVHVKVGDVEAILPKREQVPGEHYRHGDRLRVYVVTVGRGLKGPEIVVSRSHPELVRRLFEREVPELVSGAVSIMAIAREAGARTKIAVRANTDGINPKGALIGPGGARVRAVMENLGNEKIDIVDWSKDPAKFVGSALSPAVATGVNIVSEKNKTAIAFIHDDQLSLAIGKEGQNARLAAKLTGWKIGIESSEAHAAQQAAQASEAPKEQ, via the coding sequence ATGGAACTAGACCTGACAGGTATTCATCAACTCGCGTCCGAGCAGGGCATCGATTCCCAGACTTTGGATGACGCACTTTCCGAGGCATTGCTCCTCGCGTACAGCAAAACTCCACATGCGGCCAAGCACGCCCGCGTCGAACTCGACGAGCGCGCCGGCACCTTCACCATCTGGGCCCGTGACGAGAAGCCCGTCGAGCCCACCGAGGAGGACCCGCACCCGCGCCCGGAGCTGGGCGAGGAATATGACGACACCCCGCATGATTTCGGCCGTCTCGCCGCGTCCACGGCCCGGCAGGTCATCCGCCAGCTCTTCCGTGACGCGGAGGACGAGCGCGTGCTCGGCGCCTTCGCCGGCCAGAAGGGAAAGCTCATCACCGGCGTCATCCAGCAGGACGCCAAGGACCCGGCCAACGTGCACGTCAAGGTGGGCGACGTCGAGGCCATCCTCCCCAAGCGCGAGCAGGTGCCGGGCGAGCATTACCGCCACGGCGACCGTCTGCGCGTCTATGTGGTGACCGTCGGCCGCGGCCTGAAGGGCCCCGAGATCGTCGTCTCCCGCTCGCACCCCGAACTGGTGCGCAGGCTCTTCGAGCGTGAGGTGCCGGAGCTGGTCTCCGGAGCCGTCTCGATCATGGCCATCGCGCGTGAGGCCGGCGCCCGCACCAAGATCGCGGTGCGCGCCAACACCGACGGCATCAACCCCAAGGGCGCGCTGATCGGCCCCGGCGGCGCTCGCGTGCGCGCCGTGATGGAGAACCTTGGCAACGAGAAGATCGACATCGTCGACTGGTCGAAGGATCCGGCGAAGTTCGTCGGCTCCGCGCTTTCGCCGGCCGTGGCCACAGGCGTCAACATCGTCAGCGAGAAGAACAAGACGGCCATCGCCTTCATCCACGACGACCAGCTCTCGCTCGCCATCGGCAAGGAGGGCCAGAACGCCCGTCTCGCCGCGAAACTGACCGGTTGGAAGATCGGCATCGAGTCCAGCGAGGCGCACGCCGCGCAACAGGCCGCGCAGGCCTCCGAGGCGCCGAAAGAGCAGTGA